In Pseudopipra pipra isolate bDixPip1 chromosome 5, bDixPip1.hap1, whole genome shotgun sequence, the following proteins share a genomic window:
- the CD36 gene encoding platelet glycoprotein 4 — MGCNRNCGLLTGAIVGAVLAIFGGVLIPVGDNLIGKAIEKEAVIANGTTAYQNWVVPGSSVYREFWIFHVLNPSEVLDEGARPKLEQRGPYTYRVRYLPKENITEDENGTISYMLPNVARFEPNMSVGTEDDNITCLNLAVVAAPALYPGTFMQILLNTWIKSSKSTMLQNRTVKEILWGYKDPFLDSIPISVNPVLGVFYPYNGTTDGPYKVYTGTEDITKTAIIESYKNKRNLSYWEGHCDMVNGTDGASFPPFIKKNQVLRFFSSDICRSIYGVFQSKHDVKGITLYRFAVPREAFASPTEVGDNYCFCTDQVISRNCTLGGVLDISACKAKRPVYISLPHFLHASDSILHDVEGLSPNEKEHETFLDIEPITGFTLRFAKRLQVNLLVKPAPKIAALSKVKSPYIFPVLWLNESAVIGDEKAEMFRNKVTNRVQLLNILQLALLIGGSVLFVAFMGSYFICRSKKLK, encoded by the exons ATGGGCTGTAACAGAAACTGTGGGCTCCTCACTGGGGCCATTGTCGGTGCTGTGCTGGCTATCTTTGGGGGAGTCCTGATACCAGTTGGAGATAACCTCATAGGCAAAGCAATAGAAAAG GAAGCTGTCATTGCAAATGGTACCACTGCTTACCAAAATTGGGTTGTGCCAGGAAGCTCAGTTTACAGAGAATTTTGGATTTTCCATGTGCTAAATCCTTCAGAGGTTTTAGATGAAGGAGCTCGTCCAAAACTTGAACAAAGAGGACCTTACACATACAG GGTGCGATATTTACCCAAAGAAAATATCACGGAAGATGAAAATGGCACAATATCCTACATGTTGCCTAATGTTGCTCGTTTTGAACCTAATATGTCTGTTGGGACAGAAGATGATAACATCACCTGCCTCAACCTTGCTGTTGTt GCTGCACCTGCCTTGTACCCTGGCACTTTTATGCAAATATTGTTAAACACTTGGATTAAATCTTCTAAGTCAACCATGCTGCAGAACAGAACGGTAAAAGAAATACTGTGGGGATACAAAGATCCCTTCTTAGACAGTATCCCCATCTCCGTAAACCCAGTTCTTGGAGTGTTCTACCCG TATAATGGGACAACTGACGGACCTTACAAAGTCTATACGGGGACAGAAGATATTACAAAAACAGCAATAATTGAAAGCTATAAAAACAAAAG GAATCTTTCATACTGGGAAGGTCACTGTGATATGGTTAATGGCACAG ATGGAGCATCATTCCCACCATTTATTAAGAAGAATCAGGTACTACGCTTCTTCTCCTCTGATATTTGCAG ATCAATCTACGGAGTTTTCCAGAGCAAACACGACGTGAAGGGAATCACCCTCTATCGTTTCGCAGTTCCTCGTGAAGCATTTGCATCACCAACCGAAGTGGGAGATAATTATTGCTTCTGTACAGATCAAGTCATATCACGGAACTGCACGTTAGGTGGAGTCCTAGACATCAGTGCCTGCAAAGCAA aaagACCGGTATATATCTCTCTTCCTCATTTTCTCCATGCAAGTGATTCTATATTGCATGACGTGGAAGGCCTGAGTCCAAATGAAAAGGAGCATGAGACATTTCTAGACATAGAGCCT atCACTGGTTTTACACTACGATTTGCAAAAAGGCTGCAAGTAAACCTTCTTGTAAAGCCTGCACCAAAAATTGC cGCTTTATCGAAAGTTAAAAGCCCTTATATCTTTCCTGTTCTTTGGCTAAATGAG TCTGCTGTTATTGGGGATGAGAAAGCAGAAATGTTCAGAAACAAAGTCACCAATCGAGTCCAGCTGCTGAACATACTGCAGCTGGCACTACTGATCGGAGGTTCTGTGCTGTTCGTGGCGTTCATGGGCTCCTATTTCATATGCAGATcgaagaaattaaaataa